A genomic window from Lotus japonicus ecotype B-129 chromosome 1, LjGifu_v1.2 includes:
- the LOC130728113 gene encoding KH domain-containing protein At2g38610-like isoform X1, with protein MSGLYNPNYSPARAASPQIRSTPEDSQYLQELLAEHQKLGPFTQVLPICNRLINQEILRVSRMLSNQGFGDFDRLRHRSPSPMASSNIMSNVSGTGLGGWNSLQQEQRFSGPPGMTMDWQGAPASPSSFTVKRILRLEIPVDTYPNFNFVGRLLGPRGNSLKRVEATTGCRVYIRGKGSIKDPDKEEKLRGRPGYEHLNEPLHILIEADLPANVVDVRLRQAQEIIEELLKPVDESQDFIKRQQLRELAMLNSNFREESPGPSGSVSPFNSSGMKRAKPGR; from the exons ATGTCAGGCTTGTATAATCCCAACTATTCACCTGCTAGAGCAGCTTCTCCTCAGATTAGGAGCACCCCAGAAGACAG TCAGTACCTACAAGAGTTGCTGGCAGAGCATCAAAAGCTTGGACCCTTTACACAAGTGCTTCCCATATGCAACCGCCTGATAAATCAAG AAATATTAAGAGTTTCTAGAATGTTGTCCAACCAAGGTTTTGGTGACTTTGATAGACTGCGGCATAGAAGCCCTAGTCCTATGGCTTCTTCAAACATCATGTCAAATGTCAGTGGGACAGGTTTGGGTGGATGGAATAGTCTTCAGCAGGAG cAGAGATTTAGTGGACCCCCTGGAATGACAATGGACTGGCAAGGTGCCCCTGCAAGCCCTAGTTCATTTACTGTTAAGAGAATCTTGCGCCTGGAAATTCCAGTAGATACATACCCTAAT TTCAATTTTGTTGGAAGACTTCTGGGACCTAGAGGCAATTCTTTGAAACGGGTAGAAGCTACTACTGGTTGCCGTGTATATATTAGAGGAAAAGGATCCATAAAGGATCCTGACAAG GAAGAGAAATTACGAGGAAGACCAGGCTATGAGCATCTCAATGAACCTCTACACATTTTGATTGAGGCTGATTTACCTGCTAATGTTGTGGATGTAAGGCTCAGGCAGGCTCAGGAAATTATAGAAGAACTGCTCAAGCCCGTG GATGAGTCACAGGACTTTATCAAGAGGCAGCAGCTGCGCGAATTAGCTATGCTgaattcaaatttcagagaAGAGTCACCAGGGCCAAGTGGCAGTGTGTCCCCATTCAATTCTAGTGGAATGAAGCGTGCAAAACCGGGTCGCTAA
- the LOC130728113 gene encoding KH domain-containing protein At2g38610-like isoform X2: MSGLYNPNYSPARAASPQIRSTPEDSQYLQELLAEHQKLGPFTQVLPICNRLINQEILRVSRMLSNQGFGDFDRLRHRSPSPMASSNIMSNVSGTGLGGWNSLQQERFSGPPGMTMDWQGAPASPSSFTVKRILRLEIPVDTYPNFNFVGRLLGPRGNSLKRVEATTGCRVYIRGKGSIKDPDKEEKLRGRPGYEHLNEPLHILIEADLPANVVDVRLRQAQEIIEELLKPVDESQDFIKRQQLRELAMLNSNFREESPGPSGSVSPFNSSGMKRAKPGR; this comes from the exons ATGTCAGGCTTGTATAATCCCAACTATTCACCTGCTAGAGCAGCTTCTCCTCAGATTAGGAGCACCCCAGAAGACAG TCAGTACCTACAAGAGTTGCTGGCAGAGCATCAAAAGCTTGGACCCTTTACACAAGTGCTTCCCATATGCAACCGCCTGATAAATCAAG AAATATTAAGAGTTTCTAGAATGTTGTCCAACCAAGGTTTTGGTGACTTTGATAGACTGCGGCATAGAAGCCCTAGTCCTATGGCTTCTTCAAACATCATGTCAAATGTCAGTGGGACAGGTTTGGGTGGATGGAATAGTCTTCAGCAGGAG AGATTTAGTGGACCCCCTGGAATGACAATGGACTGGCAAGGTGCCCCTGCAAGCCCTAGTTCATTTACTGTTAAGAGAATCTTGCGCCTGGAAATTCCAGTAGATACATACCCTAAT TTCAATTTTGTTGGAAGACTTCTGGGACCTAGAGGCAATTCTTTGAAACGGGTAGAAGCTACTACTGGTTGCCGTGTATATATTAGAGGAAAAGGATCCATAAAGGATCCTGACAAG GAAGAGAAATTACGAGGAAGACCAGGCTATGAGCATCTCAATGAACCTCTACACATTTTGATTGAGGCTGATTTACCTGCTAATGTTGTGGATGTAAGGCTCAGGCAGGCTCAGGAAATTATAGAAGAACTGCTCAAGCCCGTG GATGAGTCACAGGACTTTATCAAGAGGCAGCAGCTGCGCGAATTAGCTATGCTgaattcaaatttcagagaAGAGTCACCAGGGCCAAGTGGCAGTGTGTCCCCATTCAATTCTAGTGGAATGAAGCGTGCAAAACCGGGTCGCTAA